One Mya arenaria isolate MELC-2E11 chromosome 5, ASM2691426v1 genomic window carries:
- the LOC128233412 gene encoding nephrin-like yields the protein MCTCTATHEAGPPQLVQMNISVMYPPSIPKFKVNGIQVGTTIRLIKGNTETVECHSSGNPYPSIKDFTWRKGKVVVSSNSSLGWVGGIKIQDGGSYTCSVTTTMTPSDTKQSPVTTIESTNATIAVLYSPRLHKLQQISALEGETLTVKCEYKHGNPGKTTVLISRLNDGTNWTERTHVLQSLTRSDAGLNRCTVRNTMQPSGQHKATIGKHTRNGKVNVWYKTSVTQFVLISHPKENNVIVDENTPLNFFCEVDSNPNSTIILGRSDNVALTKREGVLHLSFHVQQAGCRDTGSYFCYGYNNYTEAGTAPREHMNVFVRCSPRSSGGQSESNVTGVIGGNATFSLDVFAYPIPGKDGYVWQKWNGTTYSQVYNNAKYSVNNSGNSTTFTIKSIEEEDFSTYLLTVSNGVNPKFSKTFNLSPQGVPQCPTGLIASLTTSSSVTVEWVSHFNGGFTQTFVILYKTIESSEYFVLTEVELDKKTKNTQTISGLKDGSTYDIILYSRNAIGNCRQNTSIQIETDLLVDDPPPSYSTLIGGLAGGIPAVCVVVVVVAVVIVVVLRKRIYYKKRETRHVLTQGQKQQSLNAVDEDSDDIPNEVENPMYDGFECSAARQDPPDVLYTLPKKKGGDIYTVVDKKTKRLRKSQDSTNQKMKGNEIATKENFNPDGLVYADTVFADQPKEQTLLGTHGGGDTTVHADVDLTKKAETLPESDEEDGFKRETIQQ from the exons ATGTGCACGTGTACTGCGACGCATGAAGCGGGACCGCCTCAACTGGTTCAGATGAACATCAGTGTTATGT ATCCCCCTTCAATCCCAAAGTTCAAAGTAAACGGTATACAAGTTGGCACCACGATCAGATTGATTAAAGGCAATACTGAGACGGTGGAGTGTCACAGTTCTGGTAACCCATATCCATCTATAAAGGATTTTACTTGGAGAAAAGGAAAGGTCGTTGTCAGCTCAAATTCAAGTTTAGGCTGGGTAGGCGGAATCAAAATTCAGGATGGAGGCAGTTACACATGCAGCGTGACAACTACGATGACGCCTTCAGACACCAAACAATCTCCAGTAACTACAATCGAATCTACTAATGCCACCATCGCTGTTCTAT ATTCGCCACGGCTGCATAAATTGCAACAGATTAGTGCACTGGAAGGAGAAACGTTAACTGTGAAATGCGAATACAAGCATGGTAACCCAGGGAAAACAACAGTCCTTATTTCTCGGTTAAACGATGGAACTAACTGGACTGAAAGAACACATGTTTTGCAATCGTTGACGCGTAGCGATGCCGGCTTGAACCGTTGCACAGTTCGTAACACCATGCAACCATCGGGACAACACAAGGCAACCATTGGAAAGCATACTAGGAATGGCAAGGTCAATGTGTGGT ACAAAACCTCTGTGACCCAATTTGTTTTAATCAGTCATCCGAAAGAGAATAATGTTATTGTGGATGAAAACACCCCTCTTAACTTCTTCTGCGAAGTTGACAGTAACCCAAACTCAACCATTATTCTTGGAAGATCGGACAACGTTGCCCTAACAAAGAGAGAAGGGGTTCTTCATTTATCATTTCATGTTCAACAAGCTGGCTGTCGTGATACTGGAAGTTACTTTTGTTATGGATATAATAACTACACAGAGGCTGGGACGGCACCAAGGGAACATATGAACGTTTTTGTTCGAT GTTCACCAAGATCATCTGGTGGTCAATCGGAAAGCAATGTTACGGGGGTCATTGGTGGGAATGCTACCTTTTCGTTAGATGTATTCGCATATCCTATTCCGGGAAAAGACGGATATGTATGGCAGAAGTGGAATGGGACTACGTATTCTCAAGTTTATAACAATGCCAAATACAGCGTCAACAATTCTGGTAATTCTACAACATTTACAATCAAATCCATTGAAGAGGAAGATTTTTCTACCTACCTACTGACGGTGTCCAACGGAGTAAACCCAAAGTTCAGCAAAACATTCAACCTAAGTCCTCAAG GTGTCCCTCAGTGTCCAACTGGTCTAATAGCCAGTTTAACGACATCGTCTTCAGTTACTGTAGAGTGGGTCAGTCACTTTAATGGTggatttacgcaaacatttgtaATTCTGTACAAAACGATTGAAAGTTCAGAATATTTTGTACTCACGGAAGTTGAACTTGACAAGAAGACAAAGAACACACAAACCATATCGGGATTAAAAGACGGATCGACGTATGATATAATTCTATACTCAAGAAACGCCATAGGAAACTGTAGACAAAATACTTCGATCCAAATTGAAACTGATCTTCTTGTAG ATGATCCCCCGCCATCTTATTCAACACTTATTGGTGGTTTGGCTGGTGGAATTCCTGCAGTTTGCGTCGTAGTCGTCGTCgttgctgttgttattgttgtcgTTTTACGGAAAagaatatatt ataaaaaacGCGAAACTCGCCATGTACTTACACAAGGCCA GAAACAGCAGTCTTTAAATGCTGTTGACGAAGATTCGGAtg atatccCTAACGAGGTTGAGAATCCAATGTATGATGGCTTTGAGTGTTCAGCAGCGCGACAGGACCCTCCAGATGTCCTTTATACGTTGCCTAAGAAAAAGGGTGGCGACATTTACACTGTAGTAGACAAGAAAACCAAACGACTTA GGAAATCACAAGACAGCACGAATCAAAAGATGAAAGGAAACGAAATTGCAACAAAG GAGAACTTTAATCCTGACGGTCTCGTTTATGCTGATACTGTTTTTGCTGATCAACCTAAAGAACAAACACTCTTGGGTACTCATGGAGGTGGTGACACGACTGTGCATGCCGATGTTGATCTGACTAAGAAGGCTGAAACTCTTCCTGAAAGTGATGAAGAAGATGGTTTTAAGAGAGAAACCATTCAACAATAA